The Desulfovibrio subterraneus genome has a window encoding:
- a CDS encoding glucose-6-phosphate isomerase — MTINTLDWTSAWNGRVSKADAAPFDIRCGDLALRLATEIRANRLPFINLPYREELEKDLEAQTPWLQSFEHMLLLGIGGSALGARALQKAFYPQQDRPCHNGRSLWIADNVDAATLDAWFELLPPEKTVVVVISKSGGTIETLSQYFLARLWLQKSLGDDWKRHVMLITDEAKGYLRQEANALGLASMPVPDYLGGRYSVLSAVGLVPAAFLGMDWKALIRGALAVGAPLLNMGAGASELHRHPSWKLAVWNSALMAKGYSQIIFFSYVPLWAQFGLWFTQLWAESLGKEGKGSMPLPAVGVTDQHSTQQMFLDGPRDKACLLLSSPSLSRGSQFGNDLPEEWAYLRGAHFGDLLQAEGLGTQMALTKTGTPLIELRMGRTGEEEAGRLMALLEITTVLTGWLLDINPLDQPAVELGKRLANARLGAQGYAEESADLEAFLGRAPEQQEF; from the coding sequence ATGACCATCAATACGCTTGACTGGACCAGCGCCTGGAACGGCCGGGTTTCCAAAGCCGATGCGGCCCCCTTCGACATCCGTTGCGGCGACCTTGCCCTGCGCCTTGCCACTGAAATTCGGGCAAATCGTCTGCCCTTCATCAATCTTCCCTACCGTGAAGAGCTGGAAAAGGATCTGGAGGCCCAGACCCCGTGGCTCCAGTCTTTCGAGCACATGTTGCTGCTGGGCATTGGCGGCTCCGCCCTTGGTGCCCGCGCCTTGCAGAAAGCCTTTTATCCCCAGCAGGACAGACCCTGCCACAACGGCCGCAGTCTCTGGATTGCGGACAACGTGGACGCGGCCACCCTTGATGCATGGTTTGAGCTTCTTCCGCCGGAAAAAACCGTCGTGGTTGTCATTTCCAAGTCCGGTGGCACCATTGAGACGCTCTCGCAATATTTCCTCGCCCGCCTGTGGCTGCAGAAGTCGCTGGGAGATGACTGGAAACGCCATGTCATGCTTATCACCGACGAGGCCAAAGGCTATCTGCGGCAGGAGGCAAACGCCCTCGGGCTTGCATCCATGCCGGTGCCTGATTATCTGGGCGGCCGTTATTCCGTGCTTTCCGCCGTCGGGCTCGTGCCTGCCGCATTCCTCGGCATGGACTGGAAGGCCCTTATCCGCGGCGCGCTTGCCGTGGGGGCTCCGCTCCTGAACATGGGCGCGGGCGCTTCCGAGCTGCACCGGCATCCGTCATGGAAGCTTGCCGTGTGGAACAGCGCCCTGATGGCCAAGGGCTATTCACAGATCATCTTTTTCTCGTACGTGCCGCTCTGGGCCCAGTTCGGCCTGTGGTTCACCCAGCTGTGGGCCGAAAGCCTCGGCAAGGAAGGCAAGGGCTCCATGCCGCTGCCTGCCGTGGGCGTGACGGACCAGCATTCCACGCAGCAGATGTTCCTTGATGGCCCGCGTGACAAGGCCTGCCTGCTGCTTTCCTCTCCCAGCCTTTCGCGGGGCAGCCAGTTCGGCAACGATCTGCCCGAAGAATGGGCCTACCTGCGCGGTGCACACTTCGGCGATCTGCTGCAGGCTGAAGGGCTTGGCACCCAGATGGCGCTGACCAAGACCGGCACCCCGCTCATTGAACTGCGCATGGGCAGAACCGGCGAAGAAGAAGCCGGCCGCCTGATGGCGCTGCTTGAAATCACCACCGTGCTCACCGGATGGCTGCTGGATATCAATCCGCTCGACCAGCCCGCCGTGGAGCTTGGGAAACGTCTTGCCAATGCACGGCTCGGCGCACAGGGATATGCGGAGGAATCTGCAGACCTTGAGGCGTTTCTCGGGCGTGCGCCGGAGCAACAGGAGTTCTAA
- a CDS encoding sensor histidine kinase, which produces MILSVVISNSARTSLLRKQQEFATLLAENLNHQIYRRFTLPTIIGYGRIALRNEQQYERLDQVVESTIHGLHVKSLRIYDYAKIVAYASDRKDLGETNMAGMAVTKALNEGKHSFEIESTMSPWVAMFHFDLPPGSFSLRTTYPLRVEQRLGRDVFNEDDQPVMGVLEITQDITADYSSVISLQWLIVLTTMASSFLLFLILVTFIRRSEKALAARMAEKERLERDLHQSEKLASMGRVVSSIAHEIRNPLGIISSSAELLLKRPNTDALTQKILTAIYDEAKRLSKTVHDFLDYARPKAPCKEQVDASMVLDQALGFLEHEFSQRQVRVDRLYEPGLVMAGDKDLLYRAFYNIISNGLQAICGEGHLSIAGLRREGEIIITFQDSGCGFDTANLDKMLDPFFTTKDDGTGLGLAIVNSIVTSHGGSLQLSNAEGGGAIVRLRFPAV; this is translated from the coding sequence ATGATCCTGTCCGTTGTGATCAGCAATTCAGCGCGAACATCCCTGCTGCGCAAGCAGCAGGAGTTCGCGACATTGCTGGCCGAAAACCTGAACCACCAGATATACCGCCGGTTCACCCTGCCCACCATCATCGGTTACGGGCGCATTGCCCTGCGTAACGAGCAGCAGTATGAGCGGCTTGATCAGGTGGTGGAAAGCACCATCCACGGGCTGCACGTCAAAAGCCTGCGTATCTATGACTACGCCAAGATAGTGGCCTACGCCTCGGACCGGAAGGACCTCGGCGAAACCAACATGGCGGGCATGGCGGTGACCAAGGCCCTGAATGAGGGGAAGCACAGCTTCGAGATCGAATCAACCATGTCGCCATGGGTGGCCATGTTCCACTTCGACCTGCCGCCCGGTTCCTTTTCCTTACGCACCACGTACCCTCTTCGCGTGGAGCAGCGGCTCGGCAGAGACGTGTTCAACGAAGATGATCAGCCGGTCATGGGCGTGCTGGAAATCACGCAGGACATCACGGCGGACTATTCCTCCGTTATCAGCCTGCAGTGGCTTATCGTGCTCACCACCATGGCTTCGTCGTTTCTGCTGTTCCTCATTCTGGTGACTTTCATCCGCCGGTCGGAAAAAGCCCTTGCCGCCCGTATGGCGGAAAAGGAACGGCTTGAGCGCGACCTGCACCAGAGCGAAAAACTGGCGAGCATGGGGCGCGTGGTGTCGTCCATTGCCCACGAAATACGCAATCCGCTCGGCATCATTTCATCCAGCGCAGAGCTGCTGCTGAAGCGGCCTAATACGGATGCGCTGACCCAGAAGATTCTTACTGCCATATATGATGAGGCAAAACGGCTGTCCAAGACCGTGCACGACTTCCTCGACTATGCCCGCCCCAAGGCCCCCTGCAAGGAGCAGGTGGATGCCTCCATGGTGCTTGATCAGGCCCTCGGCTTTCTCGAACATGAGTTTTCGCAACGGCAGGTGCGGGTAGACCGGCTGTATGAGCCGGGGCTTGTCATGGCGGGGGACAAGGACTTATTGTACCGTGCGTTCTACAACATCATATCCAACGGGCTGCAGGCCATTTGCGGTGAGGGCCACCTTTCCATTGCCGGACTGCGCAGGGAAGGCGAGATCATCATCACCTTCCAGGATTCGGGCTGCGGATTCGATACCGCCAATCTGGACAAGATGCTTGATCCTTTCTTTACCACCAAGGACGATGGAACAGGACTCGGGCTGGCTATCGTGAACAGCATTGTGACCAGTCACGGCGGCAGCCTGCAGCTTTCCAACGCCGAGGGCGGCGGGGCGATTGTGCGGTTGCGGTTTCCGGCAGTATAA
- a CDS encoding sigma-54-dependent transcriptional regulator gives MSEQTHLLVLDDEKNYLLVLEALLTDAGYKVTALSDPETGLAFLEESEVDVVVTDMKMPKLTGADVLAHVKKNYPQTPVLIMTAFGSIESAVEVMRTGAFDYITKPFANDELLLAVQNAAELSRAHRKYRLLAENLEERYGLKQIIGRSRAIKDTLAMVDRAAPSKSTVLITGESGTGKELVARAIHFSSPRKDGPFISVNCMALNPGVLESELFGHEKGSFTGAVALKRGRFELAHGGTLFLDEIGELSHDMQVKLLRVLQERKIERVGSGQEIDIDIRIVTATNKDLQEEVQKGTFREDLYYRLNVVHIELAPLRERREDIPLLASHFAEKVAREQGVQRRAFSTEAMDYLTGYEWPGNIRQLENVVERCLVLASHDMIVVEDLPQEIRDEETQLKSAVDLLPAKLDLGDTLEKIEAALIRRALVRTDFVQVKAAEMLNISKSLLQYKLKKYQITGH, from the coding sequence ATGAGTGAACAGACCCATTTACTTGTTCTCGACGACGAGAAAAACTACCTGCTGGTGCTGGAAGCATTGCTGACGGACGCAGGCTACAAGGTGACCGCCCTGAGCGATCCCGAAACGGGTCTTGCCTTTCTGGAAGAATCCGAGGTGGACGTCGTCGTCACCGACATGAAGATGCCCAAGCTGACCGGCGCAGATGTGCTGGCGCATGTGAAGAAGAATTATCCTCAGACTCCGGTGCTCATCATGACCGCGTTCGGCTCCATCGAAAGTGCGGTGGAAGTCATGCGTACCGGTGCCTTTGACTACATCACCAAGCCCTTTGCCAATGACGAACTGCTGCTGGCCGTGCAGAACGCTGCCGAGCTTTCCCGCGCGCACCGTAAATATCGCCTGCTGGCAGAAAACCTTGAGGAACGCTACGGGCTGAAGCAGATCATCGGCCGGAGCAGGGCTATCAAGGATACGCTCGCCATGGTGGACCGTGCTGCGCCCAGCAAATCCACGGTGCTCATCACCGGCGAGTCCGGCACCGGCAAGGAACTGGTGGCGCGCGCCATCCATTTTTCCTCACCCCGCAAGGACGGTCCCTTCATCAGCGTGAACTGCATGGCGCTGAACCCCGGCGTGCTGGAAAGCGAGCTCTTCGGCCATGAAAAAGGCTCCTTCACCGGAGCCGTGGCTCTGAAGCGCGGTCGGTTCGAGCTGGCGCACGGCGGCACCCTGTTCCTCGACGAGATCGGCGAGCTTTCGCACGACATGCAGGTGAAACTGCTGCGCGTGCTGCAGGAGCGCAAGATAGAACGTGTGGGCAGCGGGCAGGAGATTGATATTGATATCCGCATCGTTACTGCCACCAACAAGGACCTGCAGGAAGAAGTGCAGAAGGGGACCTTCCGCGAAGACCTCTATTACCGGCTCAACGTGGTGCATATTGAGCTGGCCCCGTTGCGGGAGCGTCGTGAAGACATTCCGTTACTGGCCAGTCATTTTGCGGAGAAGGTGGCACGTGAGCAGGGGGTGCAGCGCCGCGCCTTCAGTACCGAGGCCATGGATTATCTCACCGGATACGAGTGGCCGGGGAATATCCGTCAGCTGGAAAACGTGGTGGAGCGCTGTCTGGTGCTTGCCTCGCACGATATGATTGTGGTGGAGGACCTGCCGCAGGAAATCCGCGACGAGGAAACCCAGCTCAAGAGCGCCGTGGACCTGCTCCCCGCCAAGCTCGACCTTGGGGATACGCTGGAGAAGATCGAGGCTGCGCTTATCCGCCGCGCGCTTGTGCGTACCGACTTTGTGCAGGTGAAAGCCGCAGAGATGCTGAACATTTCCAAAAGCCTT